The Manduca sexta isolate Smith_Timp_Sample1 chromosome 20, JHU_Msex_v1.0, whole genome shotgun sequence DNA segment ATCGCTTTGCATATCGGATTTGATATTAGGCGGTTTATCCGGACGTCAGTTCTTTGGCACTGAACGTCCTTGCGgcatattaatattgatatactatcagatttacactttattttgaattattcttTTGTTATCTAAAGgtcattaaaaacatttgaaattattGAGGTAATACTTTAAGCCTTTTTCTTTTGTTTGACTATttacttttcatatttattataactacagTTCACTTGAGTCATGTCATTGGACGTTGGACTGACTAATAATGTATGTAATGAAGTAATAAATGTAtgggtaataaaaatatgactaaaTTTGCACTCAAAGACCGAACTTAACATGTACTAAAATCTAAAACTTTGTACATATATAACTTTATATCAATTCTGATAAGAGACtcaacaacataaaatatatgacgtCTTATCATTATGATAATACAATTTTCTACCTATTTTATAACGCTAAAAATGTAATACACTAAGATTCCGCTATATACTACGTTATTTATTACTTGTATTATGAATCACGAGGTGATCAACTCATACTATGTAGGCAATTGCTTTCCATATAACTAAAACcttactttgtatttcaatgcACTGTTCTACAATCATAATGTAATACGTTGAATATAACTGTAAAGActagtttgaaaaatattcatacataattaaattttcatattgtaGTTCAATGAGACAGTGCATGCGATCGCCGCATCACGTTTGGCCTATTTTAGAGTTAAGACTTGAATTCACTTAACGCTTAATagttttttacattatgtataaAGTTTTACACACTATGTGTTGTTCCAATCGCCAAGATTTTTATCTGGTGGAAAGCAGCATGATGACTCACtaacaaacagtagaaactccaaCATAATTTCACTACAAAACATCGAGAGATATCTACTAAATTTATTCGGAGCCTGAAAGATTTTCTTGAGGGAATGTTTCgtctacttatattatttattactaaaaacttGTATAAGAATACTGTGCCTATTTATCCAAATCATCTGTTATTATACCTTTAGATCAACCGTTCCTAAGAATTCTTCATGAAATAGTCTATGTAAAAACCTAAAATGTTCCAGCAAATtaagaaaaaatctaaatcattTCACAAAGGATTTCTGAGACGTCTTTCCCATATTATCTTATTCGCAACTATTGATAAGAGTCCATGAATTTTCTTCTTAATATCCTTTAATATTCGATTCAAATCAGCTTCATAAATCCAATTTCTTTTACTTCCAGTGGTACTTCTATATGAACAGAAAACATGTCGCTCAGGAATGGAAGATCCAACCCAACAAATGGCTCTCCCCGGAGTTAGAGCGCCACGAAATCATGGTGGGAACGCTTTCATTGCTGATTACCGGCTCCTTCTCCGCTTTCCTGGCCTGCTACATCTTGAATGGAAACCCCTCCACCGTGTACTACCAATTCGATGAGTACGGCTGGTTATGGTTCTTCCTGCAGTTCCCATTGATCTTCATTTATACAGTGAGtgtaaaaatttatttcataaaacagGTCCTTCGGATGTCGTACTAGTAGCTTATATTATACCAAGCATTGGAAATAAGTTTAATGGTAAAATCAACTGGAGATGCCTAGGCAAATACAATCGATGCGAAGTGATAATAGCCAGATTTTAACTTAACATTTTTTGATTCCAGGACTACACCACCTACATATTGCACCGTCTGTACCACACCCCATGGCTGTACAAGCACTTCCACAAGCTCCATCATAAGTACAAGCAGCCGACCGCGTTCTCCGTCACCGCCATTCATCCAGTGGAGATCATGCATGTCCAGCTCACAATGTGTCTGCCACTCTTCACCATACCAGTGCACTGGGGTGACTATCTGGAACTTTTATGcccaacaaatattttaattatcaacttGATTATCACcgataagtaatttttttctttgtatcgAATTTTGagttctaaaaaaaacattcaacggctattttaaaaagattattgtTATTGATCAATTCTCCATACGCCTCTTAAATTTTTAAGTGCCTTGAGTCAGAAGAAGTATTCAGCTAACTGaggctgtattttattttccagcGCCGTTCTACGTAGTGGCTATCTACAACTACTACCACGGTATCATTGACCACTCGGGCATCAATTTCAAGGCGCAGTGGTGGCAGCCGTGGCAGCCTGACGCAGAGTTCCACGACCAGCATCACGAGTTCTTCCACTGCAATTTCGGATTCAACATGTCTTTGTGGGATAGGGTACGTATCTACTATCTACAACTTAGATTCTTGAATTTTTAACAAACTAACAAATAAGTTATCTAAGCTAAATAGTTTCAAATTTGTATAGAAAAAGGAAAACGCTTTAGTATAATACTTTACTATCTCGGTGGcgtcaactacgccaccaaagctAGAATAGCTAACCTTCGTCAAATCTCTGGTTTCACTACCTACTTAAATTTGCTCATGCAAAAAGTCCACCGAATAGTGGCGCAAAACGACATAAAATTCTGATTGCTGCGAAATAGATACATgggaaatatattaatttctatgACACCTAATTTTCAGCTGCATGGCACTGCAAGGAAGATGAATACCGTTTACACAGAAGAGACTTTCCACGGAGAAGCTCCGTCCATAGAAACGCAGGAAGCCAAAAAGCTCTTAGAGAAAGATCCTGAGCTAGTCGAGAGTATCAATAAGCCAAGCGTGTTCAACAAGACTGAACTCAACAAAACAACGTGATTATCTAGCTCCATGAGATTAGACAAATTTTAGATATTCATAGTTTAACGTTGTTGTAGTGTAACCTTGTTTCGTGTGATAAATTTTGGTCATCAGTAGGTACtgtaactataaattattttggatttTGTAGACAAAATTTGCTTATAAACATGTAACTACGTTGGCTTTAACCGTAACACTCGTACATAGTTGGTAATTTGTTCTCCTTCACTCTAATGCTAAAGCACTGGAAGTAATTTTACATGCAAAAATCAAAAAGTTATGACGAGAAGTTACTACGTCTTTCTTATGTTAACTAAAGTTTCTCATTAAACTTAAAGTTTCCCgaaataatagtaatttcttTAACAAAACCATGTTAAAAAACATATCTTCAATGAGTGTTTCACAATTGTAAATCGACCTCGTGTCGAACCTTGATTTGGAAattaaatcacatttaaattcagcaaagtaaaatatttttttattttataacattgtatAAGTTActcttaaatatgaaaattacaatagtatattataaatgtataaaatggcGCCATGGTTGGAGGCCATAGgttcatgaaatatattttcaatatacaatGTTATTGAATGTAGAACGAGACATTAAACTAATGCGGTTTTTAAAgctataataatacaatgtataTTGCAATGCCGAACCAAAAATTTGGATTATAATTACTGTTACTGTTTTAGATTCCTCCAATTATAAAGGTCTAAAATCGATACGGAGGAATATTccaatttttgttttagaaaattcttATGGATCTACAAAGGAATATCAATTAGATCCAGTCGTGATTGAAGTTTGTATTAgaatgtaagtatttaaatgaAGTGGAGcctagcatattataaataatataatcggTGAAGAGTATAGGTAACATTAGATTTCGTAGCTGTTAGTAAAAATCGCTGTTTCCCCTGTAAAGATCAAAAATAACAGCAATGACATACGAACAGATAGATTTTACTACGATACCCCTACACATTGCTTTTTTACCTAAGATGttgtaaaatatagtatttataattatgcactatagtattttaataaaaatatgtttttacaagaaaaaatgattttattttacacgtagatacttttgttaaaaatttaacaaaaataccttgagtagtgataaacattaaattcccgattcagaactttgaattacagaGGAGGGCATGGTCTGCAgctattaatttaagaaatggCACACGACAGGCCGGCAATATACCGACGACTAAAGAGGGTCATAACGTCTCACAttgaattaatgaatgaattcctcctagccgaatttcggccccggcggccaatctcaacggagatcagccaagtatgcaggagatattatagtgcacaagtgtatgggAAATACACAgatgcattctctgttcctttagTCTCATgctccggtgagacggcaaatcCGACATGGTCCGAggaagatcaggcgcaggaccaagaGCTTTACGTGTTTtaaggcacgggggtatcacaccgcccacTTCCTGCCGCCGAGCTGTGACAGAGTAATATTTTAAGAtcgaaaaacccagtcactatttTGGCTGAACTCGGAATTCGAACCCTTACTCGTACCATATAAAAtcacaactgcgccaccgaggcagtcgagccGTTTCACATTAGCTATTATTTGAACCACGTATCACTTCTAGAGGAGTTACTTTACATGCTGGAAAAAATTAGCATTCTATGTTCAGAATAGTTACTTTACATGCAAATAAAAGTCGGCTTTTTAGGTTCCAGCCTTAACCCTGATATCCATGCGATGATAAACTGCTAAAAGATGACTAGtactaaaataactttattagatTCGCATCAAATAACAGGCGTTCTAAAGAAATTTCAACGTCCAAAGTCCATTTATCATTCCGCAATGAAAAAACGCCCGGGGTCTTAGAGGGCGGAAGAAATAACGTGAGTGTAAGGTCTGCCGTTTGATTTACGCGCCCCGGGCCGGCGAGGTGTCGGCGCTTTAATTAAACATCGACTAACGTTGGATTTGTTGAGAGAATTTTTAGAGCAGATAATGTTCTTTGCAGGTGAAGCcttcatataacccgattcctacctattccctttcgtaacttatgtaaaattcaATTACCATCggaacgatttttttatattgccacATCAACGTGATCCcactgtacttgatggtaagtagagtggtatccaatagaatgttgacggaccagagatgattacccctcgctaGTTGACAAAATTGTGtaggcttgttggaaccggatatacgcaggttgatcccggaacgcgacacaattacgtgaGCCACTTGAGcgaattttaacaccttgtgtacggtggtcgcctgggcggatataatatattctttaccAAAAACGTACTATTGCAGGTTTGcacaccgcatttatgcatattattatagtagtacttatatgttgtgccGTGTTTATGAGAAAGTCAACATTCAGCACTggttctttttaaaaaaattatcgacCTTTTTAACAAAAGTATTGTAGGGATTTGAAAATTAAGAGTCGTCCAGGTCTAACTGATTTTAAGTACATGTCAAGTTATATAAAGAAGCAATGACACCCAGAACTttgaactttaaatattaaatacctttattaATTACGTTGAAAACAGTTAATAATTAGAAAAAGAAAGCGCAATCAATCAACTATTGACATGCATAGTTGCAAATTgctatattatttcaatttccttgtattttatttttatatgcaaacttgaatatatttatgatttcctaattaaattttaaagattgttttaaaattataaatggtgTGAAATACATTTGTGATTGCACACCAGCTTGCTTTACAAGTTACTAAATAGACAAAGTTATAAACCATTTCTCTTAAagagaataatttaatatatgggGATGGTACAAATCGGGGTGCTTCAGTGACAATTTATTCGCTTGTACGGAGATAATTCAGATTAAGTGGGTTCCCAGTGGAAATGGATGTTTCTCAccaaaatgtacataaatattttttatagttttagaaaacttgaagtaaatattatatatcacgCAATACACATACAATAAACGATtgtataaagataaattattgaGAATATAGCGACTGGCGTAGCCTTATTAAGATGCACCTATATAAGAGAAAGCTactttaaaagtatttgttgGTTTACGACGATTACACAAAAATTCATTGATCTCTCGGATATAAACGACTTATTTTAGTAAcgtgcattaaaataaaaataaaataaaatactttatttatcacgtaggcaaacaaagttgcacttatgatacctcaaaacaaagcataagaataattattattatttataaacaactattaaaattacttatataactatggacattttaaattagggataaaatttataataaagacaaggTAGAAACCGAAGTACCCaggtcgggctggcaggtagggggaaatagaaggataacgcgtcgcgatcctcaccggcgaggacatgagccctaacctagctaacttaccagcctttcactagctacctaagtgatgactacccaaagaagaaaggcagaaaaaactccgggctttcttttttgtcatcaattgttcagtacatcttttgtttttttttccaattctttcttgtacatagtcacaatagttatatataatatataagctaatgcacgcacatcaccgttaacatgggataagttTAAATCCAATCGTTTAAACCTGGAGCGGATTAGTCTATTAGGTAACTGTTacacgaatatattaaaatttaaaataattattgacgatttatatattctatatttataaaagttgttCAAAGTAATATGACATAAGAAGAATTCACTAAAATATCCAATTATCCCTTCGAAGAATGAATCATGTAGCCTCGTTCAGTTCCCTTTTGTCGAAGAGTCCTGGCTTCTTGATGCTCTCTGCTAGTTCTGGTTCCTTTTACCAAAGATCCTTCGCTTCTTCAGTACCTATGGTAGGGGCTTCGCCGAGGAATGTCTCTTCTGTGTACACAACATTCTTCTTTATTCCCGTGCCGTGAAGCTAGCAAAGATTTAAAAACCATTAATATCTTAAAAGTGAAAGAGTCTTgtgaataaatgaaatatgcAGTAATATTGAATATAGCTTAATTAAGAAcctatataattaatgtatttaaattgggtagttgttttttttaattgattactTAAGAGGACCTATAGGTGTTTTTTTATgagctataaataaatttgaatttagattaTGTTTTACAAAAAGACTATTgactgttacaaataaaatgatcACAATTTTAAACGACCTCTTAAAAGGAGGATGGTACTCAATTCGTCATAattttttcactattttttgtaatcagttaataaaaaatgtagacaAATTCTGCAATTGTATAATAGACACGAACAGacaagaaaatttataaaatgctgATACTCACCCAATCCCACCGGGATAGGTTAAATCCAAAACTGCAGTGGAAGAACTCGTGGTGCTGGTCGTGGAACTCCGCAGGGTTCTACCACGGCTGCCACCACTGCGGCTTGAACTTTACGCCAGAGTGATCAATGATACAATGGCAGTAGTTGTAGGTGGCAACCGTGTAAAACGGAGCTAGAAagtattatcttattattagaataattcaAATGtctctttttatataaatactagcttccgcccgcagcttcgcccgcgtggatttcggacttcaaaaatggagccggtcgcgaacgttcgagaatgttcgttttacgaagctactcgctgggtgattcgctagcctctaggtaccaagcaagccgcctgcctgtgcgttcgcgaccttatatatatacagaaataatccttatagcatgattcagtattcacgcatgatggcttattattagcgtatctcatgtataactttggtgtttctataccgatttctatgattcttttttatggaatatttaataatgttaactttttaattagggatgactgagagtgttataaacgtaagagtagacaaatataatgagaaagcttcgaaatactaagctatcgggagttacacgtgttattgtgagtcaaccataaaagatagacatatgctgtcgtgggatattttttacataattttgaggagaacatttccgtgatacatgatttctgtgtagctttaaccattaaggttgcacacacgacggaagcttaaaaaatggagtaacttctcccgttttcccaacatttcccttcactgctctgctcctgttaattgtagcgtgatgaaaagtatactataaccagcacaggagtatgacaaataattgtaccaagtttcgttaaaatccgtcgagtagtttttgtttctataacggttatacagacagacagacagacaaaaattttactaattgcatttttggcatcagtatcgatccctaatcaccccctgatagttattattttggaaatatatttcatgtacagaattgacctctctacagatttattataagtatagatagatagattgaCATTGCAAAGTACCTTCAACtgatgtgaaatataaaaaaaaatcacaaacaacAGAGTTTGTGTGTGGATCTGAGCAAATATTCTGGCATGTCGAATTGTTTCTTTACATTATGTTGAAAAGTCTATTATTGGgcatcatataataataaattaaattctgatAAACTACTATCGACCGTGGAACAATACACAACACACTTAAACTCCAACCTAACATCTTGAACTGCgtctgataaatatatttacaaagtataaaatttaaaattgtttttttatctacCTACCCCAATGCAGTGAAATTAAGAAGAGCCACGGGGTATGATATAGACGATGGATCAGTTAGGTGGTGTAGTCCTGGATATAAAGACTTGTACCGAGAccaatgtccacaggttcaaatctcaagggcacacacccctgacttttttaaagttatgtgtgtattctttgtgaattatagcttgctttaacggtaaaggaaaacatcgtgaggaaacctgcatacccgagaaattcactataggaattttcgagggtgtgtgaagtctaccaacccgcactacagtgtggtgaactaaggcctaacccctctcagtagtagatgaggcccgagcccagcagtgggacagtatatattacagggctgatattattattatctcccGAGACGGTGCTTTTTTTGCGAGGATAAACCCCGAGTGAATTTAAGTTTTCTAGTAGTATGTATGCCTAATAATTTAGAACCGATCTATATctctttataagaatatttttcacATTCACCATGTAGACGAATACCAATGGGAACTGCAGAAAGAACCACAACAATCCATACTCGTTGAATTGGTAGTACACCATAGAAGGGTTCCCGTTGAGGATTTAGCAGGTCACGAATGCGGAGAAGTAGCCTGTGACGATCAAAGAGATCACTCCCACCATGATCTGATGGCGTTCTAGCTCTGATGTTATCCATCTGTTGGGCTGGATCTCCCACTCGTGTGCTAGATGTTTTCTATTCATGTAGAAATACCACTGGGGATAATGATTAGAGCTATATTTGAGGAATATATTGAAGGCTATAAATGTCTGCTACCGTTTTAACTAATGCTTATTTCCAATAAAGGAAGTTTCCTCAATTCTAATaggttaaaataatatcatgtcACAAAGTTACAGTGGCTAAGTACGGTTGTATTCTACGTGAAGATCATTCAAGTTACtgataataatttgatatattagTGTGACGGATGCAATACCACAATACTTCATAATTCATATATTCGCAAATTTGCTATTATTCATGGTCAGGCGTTGTGCTAAGACTATCTAAATGACCTTCATcttgatttgttatgtttacgcgatcgTAGGTAGATatcgtaactttgacttttcagatgACCAACGTGTTAATCCGTCCTGTAACTAAGaagtctgcaaagtcttcgaaacgttgggagaaaataataatataataatcgcgataaaatccgcataacagtttattttaatgacctTTATCTTATGATTTATGTGCAAAAACCTTGGTTagattaagtatattttgaataaaaacaacttcATAAATACTGTACTACAAATAGCGAAATTATTGTAAGccaagaataaattaaaatttcaaagacTTGACGTCTGAAATACTTTAGAACAAGTCTATACAAAACCAAACCGTAGACGCATTAAGAAGATTAATAATGTCGtaattaaaacagaaaattTGTAACAAATCGATATAAAGTGATCTCGATATAACGAAAAGATATCGTTATTTGTGAACGGTATATCGAGGGACATCATTGTAagcacaataattttattgattaaaattaaatatatgattGTTGGTTTAATAATGTGAGAAATaattacaacattttttaatCTGACGAATAACTTTTGTAAATGAAGCAAAAGATTAGGTTATATTCATATCGCGTGTTGCACAAAAGCCTCCTTCTTTTTTACAAGTATGTATGTAAaggtcacccacttttcgccaagtacgttctatcctatgatgtgatagggtgcgagcctatcgccatatcggacacgaattccagacttcgggctgatactgagcagaaaaaccccaatatcacttttcccgacccgagATGCAAACCCAGGccttcagagcgctgccgtacggcgcatgcagtataactaggCCACCAAGACAGTCTGCTTAACGAGGTTTTTATAATAACGAGACTGGCAATGCGAAGATAAAATGTACATATAGGTGTTGGTGGCGACAAAGTTTACAGACTTTGTTGTGTAAAACTCGaagcattattaaattttacataaattaaattgaaagtaTCGAAATTCGCATAATTAACCACCGACCGAAGATTTTATcaattaaggaaaaataaaaaattcagatacgatttaatttctaaaatcaCAACAACGCTTTTATCTTCAATGgcatagtaattaaaatttcatctaCAATATTCTTGATGACCCTTTCATTGACTATAACTTAAATGTAAAAATCCTCCAATCAAGAAATACATGCCGAAGGATACGGTATGTGCTGCTATGAATATGTAGTTGTCCATCTTCAAGTTTTCCGAAGTGAACAGCTAGTAGATCTCCTCGGCCGTCACGTTGCTCGTCTAGGTGTGTCCTGCGATCTGCTTCAGGGCTGTTACTAGGATCACCATCCATTCTcctaaaaattatacataactgcTTTCATTACGACAAAgctctttaaataaagattaaaaataactactttcactgtgtttatttattttgaaaaggcCTTGTTATTCCTTTAAAATATGATCAGTACACATTTGCTCTAGTATTAAATCCGCTATTATacaaatgtaagtatataaagtGAAATTAAAGACTAATGTTCTTCTCGTCGATTTCTATCTGGAGGGGTTTGTAACATATGATACATCTATTTTTATGCGTGCTGCAGAGTAAAATGGCGTAGTGATCACCACGATGGTCTGTCAACAGCTACTGAAGAATATTAAGTATGCCATGTGGACTATGGCCACCGTCTATGATGTCTCGagttattaaaagttttaatatactCAAAATCAGCAAACAGTGTCTTCCACTCAATCTGTTTGGTAGTAGAAATATACATGTGGAGTATCCATTTTACCCAAGACTTGCATAGAAAAGACTAAAGACCTGCATACAAAAGGTTAAGTATCATAGGAGATATTTCCCTtatcacaaattaaaaatataaataattaaatgtagcaGCTAGTATTACGTAATACGTGCTAATTatgtctaataaaattatatggaaaaaaaattatcccggaaactccttcatgcgggcggagccgcgagcaaaaactagatatttttaaattttgttacctaatgaattaattaagtGTTAAAACAATATCGATAGCATCTATTATCAGTGTGATCTTAGAATTATAGATACATGTTTAGTTCCTGGTGCAGATGTATTGACACAGGTGCCTTAACGATTACGGAGATATGGCAAAACATGACCGTGGGATATCGGCGTCGTACTGATAAGAAAGGATTAGGGACGAATTAAACCAGGTGtagaagaataataatttatagtgtgcattttgttaatttatgcaTCACGTTTTTactattgttttatgttatttgtattctaataggtatattttatcgCACGAATCTTTACCCTCTTAGATGTAAActgcaatttaattatttcattatcaaataatcattttatattcaaagcgtctaaaatcatttattttatactaagtCCGTTTCAAACTTACGtgaatatacacacacacactctcGCCCTTTATTCCTGAAGAGGCGAAACTGCTGCACTTATCTTCCTCCATGTatattccgccccatgatgagataggggccgtgtctatcgccatttcgggcacaaattactgGTATGGTAAGTattaatttactggtggtagatctctcatatgcgagaatCCTTCTAAGTAGAtagcaccgcaatgtctattaatTGTAATGCAACGCGTACTCACTGTTGAGTTTCGGTtcgaaagacattgtagccagtgtaactattggaaataatgagacttaacatgtcatgtctcaggatggcgagtacaatgtaataccaaacaatactttataatttaaggagTTGGATGGTATCTCTACTgattatgggcagtcgtatcgcttatcatcaggcgatgacaagctcatctcgtcatccaaagcaatagtaaaaaccaaatatataattaaactttccAGAGAATTGATAATATGACAATGACAtcaaataaagtatttgtttatttgcctGACTGTGCAAAATTATGGCTCTATTGACGAATTAATTATAGCTGATTTTATTCAGATAACGTGTCACGTAATTATTCCGGTAATATCAAGTCATTCGTTGTTATCATAACATCGACTGATCGTCCAGGTGTTCATACTGACGTTATATGGTATTGCAAATCATTGCAAAAGGGTCTTCTATAACCAGCTAATTATATTTACGTTCACATGATTAAGTAAATTTGATATCTACAGTCTGTGAATTGCACatacatcacgtatttatccccgaaggtgtatgcCGAGGCGCAAACTtgtcacccacttttcgctaagtgggttccgtcccatgatgtgatagggggcgagcctattgccatatcgggcacgaatttcagactccgggctgataataaGCAGacaaacctaaatatcactctacccaacccgggattcgagcccaggacttcagagcactgccgtactgcgcatgtattacaactacgccaccgacgcagtcatAATTTGTGAATTGCGTCGAACGCTAATGTTATGCCGGCCTACTTTATTGCTAGTTCAGCAGACGAACTTGTACATTTTTCCAAACGAgacataattcatattagttGTCACCGTAGAGACTACGTGCTATTTTCCTAAACTTGCCCTTATCCCACTCCTATGGGGTCGACGCAATACTTTTTCGGAGGCCTTATTTTCTATACCACACTtcattttgacagtgcgtaggAAACTTGTAACACATCACGCCGCGCTTAAGACAGTATAATTTAGACtacagaatattatttcatcTAATTTCACAATAACGTTACATATCCGTGTTAGGAGTTTATATACTCTCATTGACAATAACGCCCTTGGTAGTGGTAAAAGAGATA contains these protein-coding regions:
- the LOC115450644 gene encoding delta(7)-sterol 5(6)-desaturase erg32, which codes for MAIEEVRQRIIKDENNNKIKEVEEKKSRYFDPLTDGVRWIEKYAESLEKFFERLPEFISTFIATFAVFTFGATLRGEWVVILVTALKQITGHTQTGNVTAEEIYKLFTSENLKMEHFSYIFIAAHTVSFSMYFLIGGFLHWYFYMNRKHVAQEWKIQPNKWLSPELERHEIMVGTLSLLITGSFSAFLACYILNGNPSTVYYQFDEYGWLWFFLQFPLIFIYTDYTTYILHRLYHTPWLYKHFHKLHHKYKQPTAFSVTAIHPVEIMHVQLTMCLPLFTIPVHWAPFYVVAIYNYYHGIIDHSGINFKAQWWQPWQPDAEFHDQHHEFFHCNFGFNMSLWDRLHGTARKMNTVYTEETFHGEAPSIETQEAKKLLEKDPELVESINKPSVFNKTELNKTT